Proteins co-encoded in one Desulfovibrio sp. Huiquan2017 genomic window:
- a CDS encoding cytochrome c-type biogenesis CcmF C-terminal domain-containing protein, giving the protein MHLTGYVGLLFSLLAFLFLAGFAGFASWTRKTEALVVVERGQLIAACGVVFSTLLLLVALTARDYSFRYVYNNVDNALSFVYTLTALWGGREGSLLCWELIIAVSGMIFMFTPSYKSLGRETRLFFWLFFLTVQGFFLLLLTGWSNPFIEIIPAPGDGRGLNPLLRNPGMIFHPPLLFMGFALYTIPACAALASSIAGEKKSWIKVVRNWNILAWIFLTSGIILGGWWSYMELGWGGYWAWDPVENASLIPWFAGTAVLHTAIIESRRNALQRTNVFLMSLTLILCIFSTYLTRSGVIDSLHTFGASGVAQPLFWAMIVILAVTLMVVFLSERQVHRSLSDFLSRQGMLVITAWFLLALGLVVTLGTMWPVISRLWTASPMGLDAHFYNRVCLPFMAMLVLIFCFCPWLGWKGGVRNAKGLGAVGAVLVLSFAGFYLSGMTNVLAALTASAAVAALVGVGLLFALYPALRAMRQSWGAYGVHVGLVLLALGVAFSGPYKTEREVVLAQGESVSIGEFTVTYTGLHEDRNVGDILARATATLAVTKDGRDAGILRPDKRIYKNFTNQQFAEVATVPSFGDELYATLLGLTEDNRASFKISVNPLVNWIWIGGTIMCLLAFLLLRRVPRPGEVR; this is encoded by the coding sequence ATGCATCTGACCGGATACGTCGGTTTACTTTTCTCCCTGCTCGCCTTCCTTTTTCTCGCCGGCTTCGCCGGCTTCGCCTCCTGGACCAGGAAGACGGAAGCCCTGGTCGTGGTCGAGCGGGGCCAGCTCATCGCCGCCTGCGGCGTCGTCTTTTCCACTCTCCTTCTGCTGGTGGCCCTGACCGCCCGGGACTATTCCTTCCGATACGTCTACAACAACGTGGACAACGCCCTGTCCTTCGTCTACACGCTGACCGCCTTGTGGGGCGGCCGCGAAGGCTCGCTGTTGTGCTGGGAGCTGATCATCGCCGTCTCGGGCATGATTTTCATGTTCACGCCCAGCTACAAATCGCTCGGCAGGGAGACCCGGCTTTTCTTCTGGCTGTTCTTCCTGACCGTGCAGGGCTTCTTCCTGCTCCTGCTGACCGGCTGGTCAAATCCGTTCATCGAAATCATTCCGGCCCCGGGCGATGGGCGCGGCCTGAATCCGCTGCTGCGCAATCCCGGCATGATCTTCCATCCGCCGCTTTTGTTCATGGGTTTCGCCCTGTATACCATCCCGGCCTGCGCGGCTCTGGCCTCCAGCATCGCGGGCGAGAAGAAATCCTGGATCAAAGTGGTCCGCAACTGGAACATCCTGGCCTGGATATTCCTGACCTCGGGCATTATCCTGGGCGGCTGGTGGTCCTATATGGAACTCGGCTGGGGCGGCTATTGGGCCTGGGACCCGGTGGAAAACGCCTCCCTGATCCCCTGGTTCGCGGGTACCGCCGTGCTGCATACGGCCATTATCGAATCCCGGCGCAACGCCTTGCAGCGGACCAACGTCTTCCTGATGTCCCTGACCCTGATCCTGTGCATCTTTTCCACCTATCTGACCCGCTCGGGCGTCATCGACTCCCTGCACACCTTCGGCGCGTCCGGCGTGGCCCAACCTCTGTTCTGGGCCATGATCGTCATCCTGGCGGTCACCCTGATGGTCGTCTTCCTGTCCGAGCGGCAGGTCCATCGCTCCCTGTCCGACTTCCTCAGCCGCCAGGGCATGCTGGTCATCACGGCCTGGTTCCTCCTGGCGCTCGGCCTGGTGGTCACCCTGGGGACCATGTGGCCGGTTATCAGCCGGTTGTGGACCGCGTCCCCCATGGGGTTGGACGCCCATTTCTACAACCGGGTATGTCTGCCGTTCATGGCCATGCTGGTGCTGATCTTCTGTTTCTGTCCCTGGCTGGGCTGGAAGGGCGGCGTGCGCAACGCCAAGGGGCTCGGCGCGGTGGGAGCCGTACTGGTGCTTTCCTTCGCCGGATTCTACCTGTCGGGCATGACCAACGTCCTGGCCGCCTTGACCGCTTCGGCGGCCGTGGCCGCCCTGGTCGGCGTGGGCCTGCTCTTCGCCCTGTATCCGGCCCTGCGCGCCATGCGCCAGTCCTGGGGGGCCTACGGCGTCCACGTCGGACTGGTCCTGCTGGCCCTGGGCGTGGCCTTTTCCGGACCGTACAAGACCGAGCGCGAAGTTGTCCTGGCCCAGGGCGAGTCCGTGAGCATCGGCGAATTTACCGTGACCTACACCGGCCTTCACGAAGACCGCAATGTGGGCGACATCCTGGCCCGGGCCACGGCGACTCTGGCGGTGACCAAGGACGGCCGCGACGCGGGCATCCTCCGGCCGGACAAACGCATCTACAAGAACTTCACCAACCAGCAGTTCGCCGAGGTGGCCACCGTGCCGAGTTTCGGCGACGAGTTGTACGCCACGCTGCTCGGCCTGACCGAGGACAACAGGGCGAGCTTCAAGATCAGCGTCAATCCGTTGGTCAACTGGATCTGGATCGGCGGTACGATCATGTGCCTGCTCGCCTTCCTGCTGCTCAGGCGCGTGCCCCGGCCAGGGGAGGTCCGCTAG
- a CDS encoding ABC transporter ATP-binding protein — MDGSGKPLLIVKRAAKFFGNKLVFKEISCEVRPGEILLVAGPNGAGKSTLMRIMAGLSKPSAGEVSLRLDPEDAAYLGHATFLYPGLSALENLKFWGAMYGFSPTRDELMALLKRVGLERAAEEKAGSFSRGMAQRLNLARIYQAAPKLIFLDEPGTGLDPASLRRLREEIVGLRDRGVAVVWISHHVTEDAALADTVLALGGRRVRYFGPASGFTPEGVC, encoded by the coding sequence ATGGATGGCTCGGGCAAGCCGCTGCTGATCGTGAAGCGGGCGGCCAAGTTCTTCGGCAACAAGCTCGTCTTCAAGGAGATATCCTGCGAGGTCCGGCCTGGCGAAATCCTGCTGGTGGCCGGTCCCAATGGTGCGGGCAAATCCACGCTCATGCGTATCATGGCCGGTCTGAGCAAGCCCTCGGCGGGTGAGGTCTCCCTGCGTCTCGATCCCGAGGACGCCGCCTACCTGGGCCATGCCACCTTTCTGTACCCCGGCCTGTCCGCTCTGGAAAACCTCAAGTTCTGGGGAGCCATGTACGGGTTTTCCCCGACCCGTGACGAACTCATGGCCTTGCTGAAGCGGGTAGGGCTGGAGCGCGCCGCCGAGGAGAAGGCCGGTTCATTCTCGCGCGGCATGGCCCAGCGCCTGAACCTGGCGCGCATCTATCAAGCGGCCCCCAAGCTCATCTTTCTGGACGAGCCCGGCACCGGGCTGGACCCGGCCTCCCTCCGGCGGTTGCGCGAGGAGATCGTCGGCCTGCGCGACCGGGGCGTGGCCGTGGTCTGGATCAGCCATCATGTTACCGAGGACGCGGCCTTGGCCGACACGGTCCTGGCTCTGGGGGGACGTCGGGTTCGGTATTTCGGCCCGGCCTCGGGCTTCACTCCGGAGGGCGTATGCTGA
- a CDS encoding heme exporter protein CcmB, with translation MLKRTFVIAGKDLKLSLSGGQGLVQAVLLGLLLIFLFSLSKPLGGAISPQAAGAIFWLASAFGLVLVFNDLFAIEEMNGARIGILSSPAPVHAVWLGKGLAGFSLLFVSQLVFLPATAAFLGQSVHGPWWLLWVTLLGADAGLVIIGALLGALSQGQAARESLLSVIVFPLLLPVLLSGITLFGLCFSPEHTMGYDKWLGLIFAFDSLFGGAGLFLFPFVYSGEE, from the coding sequence ATGCTGAAACGCACCTTCGTCATCGCGGGAAAAGACCTCAAGCTCTCCCTGTCCGGCGGGCAGGGGCTGGTCCAAGCTGTTTTGCTCGGCCTGCTGCTGATCTTTCTGTTTTCGCTGTCCAAGCCGCTGGGCGGGGCTATTTCGCCCCAAGCTGCGGGGGCCATCTTCTGGCTGGCCTCGGCCTTCGGCCTGGTCCTGGTCTTCAACGACCTGTTCGCCATCGAAGAGATGAACGGCGCGCGCATCGGTATTTTATCCTCGCCCGCTCCGGTGCATGCGGTCTGGCTGGGCAAGGGGCTGGCCGGGTTTTCCCTGCTGTTCGTCTCGCAGTTGGTCTTTCTCCCGGCCACGGCGGCCTTTTTGGGCCAGTCGGTCCACGGCCCGTGGTGGCTGCTCTGGGTTACGCTGCTCGGCGCGGACGCCGGGCTGGTCATCATCGGCGCACTGCTCGGAGCGCTTTCCCAAGGGCAGGCGGCCCGCGAGTCGCTGCTGTCGGTCATCGTGTTTCCGCTGCTCCTGCCCGTGCTCCTGTCCGGCATCACCTTGTTCGGCTTGTGCTTCTCGCCCGAGCACACCATGGGATACGACAAGTGGCTCGGCCTGATTTTCGCCTTCGACAGCCTGTTCGGCGGGGCCGGATTGTTCCTGTTCCCGTTCGTCTATAGTGGGGAAGAATAG
- the ccsA gene encoding cytochrome c biogenesis protein CcsA: MKVSILAILAGIALTAHQAMIWFYAPIAQSGPVQKIFYMHLPCSWWALVSFFVVFIASILYLFTRDDRYDRVAAGAGELGVLLASMTLLSGSTWARAEWGHWWLWDPKLTTALIMWYVYAGYLVLRNTPMGRDRKALVCAVLGIVAFLDVPLVFFAAKLWGSAHPDGLARQGSGMEASMWYTVFAGLFAFGLLWGAMLLTRIRQLGQKARLEAMLVWDEE, from the coding sequence ATGAAAGTTTCCATCCTGGCCATTCTGGCGGGCATCGCCCTGACCGCGCACCAGGCCATGATCTGGTTCTACGCGCCCATCGCCCAGTCCGGGCCTGTGCAGAAGATCTTCTACATGCATTTGCCGTGCTCCTGGTGGGCGTTGGTCTCCTTCTTCGTGGTCTTCATCGCCTCCATCCTCTACCTGTTCACCCGCGACGACCGGTACGACCGGGTGGCGGCGGGGGCCGGGGAATTGGGCGTCCTCCTTGCCTCCATGACCCTGCTTTCCGGGTCCACCTGGGCCCGGGCCGAGTGGGGCCACTGGTGGCTGTGGGACCCGAAGCTGACCACCGCCCTGATCATGTGGTATGTCTATGCGGGCTACCTGGTCCTGCGGAACACCCCCATGGGCCGCGACCGCAAGGCGCTCGTTTGCGCCGTGCTCGGCATTGTTGCCTTTCTGGACGTGCCCCTGGTCTTTTTTGCGGCCAAACTGTGGGGCAGCGCCCATCCCGACGGCCTGGCCCGGCAGGGCTCGGGCATGGAGGCGAGCATGTGGTACACGGTTTTTGCCGGGCTTTTCGCTTTTGGTCTGCTCTGGGGGGCCATGCTCCTGACCCGCATCCGTCAACTCGGCCAGAAGGCCCGCCTTGAGGCCATGCTCGTCTGGGACGAGGAATAA
- a CDS encoding CcmD family protein — MSPTTYIFIANVAVWLGVAGYLAFLASRSAGLEKRIRQLELLGDDHDG; from the coding sequence ATGTCCCCAACCACCTACATCTTCATCGCCAACGTGGCCGTCTGGCTCGGCGTGGCCGGCTATCTCGCCTTCCTGGCCTCCCGTTCGGCCGGGCTGGAAAAGCGCATTCGCCAACTGGAACTTCTGGGAGACGACCATGACGGATAG
- a CDS encoding tetratricopeptide repeat protein codes for MTDSRVPFGPKAVILAVFVALAAMFATSFIYRMNNPNLFVQSQATRSFADAGGGEGGSAMGGAMSRVKEYMDRVRQNPDDLEALVGLGNSFLMMRAWDRALDPLEKARRLKPDDVEVLKAIGIAYFNKEEYAKAEAAYEAILKVDPEDTLALFNLGIIYKHSFKKPDVARAYFEKVLSLEKGDAEMIKLARQELDK; via the coding sequence ATGACGGATAGCCGCGTCCCCTTCGGCCCGAAGGCCGTGATCCTGGCCGTGTTCGTCGCCCTGGCGGCCATGTTCGCCACCAGTTTTATCTATCGCATGAACAATCCCAATTTGTTCGTGCAGTCCCAGGCCACGCGCAGCTTCGCCGACGCGGGCGGGGGAGAGGGTGGTTCGGCCATGGGCGGGGCCATGTCCAGGGTCAAGGAGTACATGGACCGGGTGCGGCAAAATCCCGACGACCTGGAGGCCCTGGTCGGTTTGGGCAATTCGTTCCTGATGATGCGCGCCTGGGACCGCGCCTTGGACCCCCTGGAAAAGGCCCGGCGGCTCAAGCCGGACGATGTCGAGGTGCTCAAGGCGATCGGTATCGCCTACTTCAACAAGGAAGAGTACGCCAAGGCCGAAGCTGCCTACGAGGCCATCCTCAAGGTCGATCCCGAGGACACCCTGGCGCTTTTCAACCTCGGCATCATCTACAAGCATTCTTTCAAAAAGCCGGACGTGGCCCGCGCCTACTTCGAAAAGGTCCTGTCCCTGGAAAAAGGGGATGCCGAGATGATAAAGCTCGCCCGACAGGAGTTGGATAAATAG
- a CDS encoding branched-chain amino acid ABC transporter substrate-binding protein, which translates to MRVKLSLVALCLVMAAMLAACGGEAKKDEKNDVKADVETGEVSAPAKKVVLGVAGAHSGDLASYGLPTVNAAKLVAKKINAAGGINGAMVEIMPQDDQCKPELATNVATKLLSDGVKIVLGHICSGATKAALPIYLSGKIVVLSPSATNPPLTQSGEYPNFFRTIAPDDAQASLEVAFAKSLGLKKVAIIHDKGDYGKGFASFCKQFIDADPEIEQVLFEGVTPGAVDYSAVVQKIKGSGAEGVIFGGYHPEASKIVTGMRKKGMEIPFMSDDGVKDDTFIKVAGKYAEGVYATGPMDFSSNTLYQEAVAAHKAEFGTDPGPFFPEAYSGALALLNAVKVAGGTDYDKLIEALHTSYVETPVGKIKFDAKGDAEGVGFAVYQVKDGNYVEVK; encoded by the coding sequence ATGAGAGTCAAACTGAGTCTGGTTGCTCTGTGTCTCGTCATGGCGGCCATGCTGGCGGCTTGTGGCGGCGAAGCGAAGAAAGATGAGAAAAATGATGTCAAGGCCGACGTCGAGACCGGCGAGGTCTCCGCTCCGGCCAAGAAGGTGGTTCTCGGCGTGGCCGGAGCCCATTCCGGCGACCTGGCTTCCTACGGCCTGCCCACGGTCAACGCCGCCAAGCTGGTGGCCAAGAAGATCAACGCCGCCGGCGGCATCAACGGCGCCATGGTCGAGATCATGCCCCAAGATGATCAGTGCAAGCCCGAACTGGCCACCAACGTTGCCACCAAGCTGCTCTCCGACGGTGTGAAAATCGTGCTCGGCCACATCTGCTCCGGCGCCACCAAGGCCGCGCTGCCCATCTATCTGTCCGGCAAGATCGTGGTCCTGTCCCCCTCGGCCACCAACCCGCCGCTGACCCAGTCCGGCGAGTACCCGAACTTTTTCCGGACCATCGCTCCGGACGATGCCCAGGCTTCCCTGGAAGTTGCCTTCGCCAAGTCCCTGGGCCTGAAGAAGGTCGCCATCATCCACGACAAGGGCGACTACGGCAAGGGCTTCGCCTCCTTCTGCAAACAGTTCATCGATGCCGACCCGGAAATCGAGCAGGTCCTGTTCGAGGGCGTCACCCCCGGCGCGGTGGATTATTCCGCCGTGGTCCAGAAGATCAAAGGCTCCGGCGCCGAGGGCGTCATCTTCGGCGGCTATCATCCCGAGGCCTCCAAGATCGTCACCGGCATGCGCAAGAAGGGCATGGAGATCCCGTTCATGTCTGATGACGGCGTGAAGGACGATACCTTCATCAAGGTCGCCGGCAAGTACGCCGAGGGCGTCTACGCCACCGGCCCCATGGACTTCTCCTCCAACACGCTTTATCAGGAAGCCGTGGCTGCCCATAAGGCCGAATTCGGCACTGATCCCGGCCCGTTCTTCCCCGAGGCCTACTCCGGCGCCCTGGCCCTGCTCAACGCGGTCAAGGTTGCCGGCGGCACCGATTACGACAAGCTGATCGAAGCCTTGCACACCTCCTACGTCGAGACCCCTGTGGGCAAGATCAAGTTCGACGCCAAGGGCGACGCCGAAGGTGTCGGCTTCGCCGTCTACCAGGTGAAAGACGGCAACTACGTGGAAGTCAAGTAA
- a CDS encoding branched-chain amino acid ABC transporter permease LivH (LivHMGF is the membrane component of the LIV-I/LS branched-chain amino acid transporter) produces the protein MEYFLELFMGGLTRGSIYALIALGYTMVYGIIELINFAHGEIYMIGAFTGLIVAGLLTMLGFPGPAILVIAIVCAVIWAAAYGFTIEKMAYKPLRNAPRLSPLISAIGMSIFLQNYVMLAQTSDFLPFPELIPHFDFMDKMGTIMSSAELVIILATVASCVGLTLFIKFTKLGKAMRATAQNRKMAMLVGINVDMVISATFIIGSSLAAVGGVLIASHIGQINYYIGFIAGIKAFTAAVLGGIGSLPGAMLGGLVLGLTEAFATGYVSSDYEDVFAFLLLVLILIFRPSGIMGKEKTQKV, from the coding sequence ATGGAATATTTCCTTGAGCTGTTCATGGGTGGGCTCACCCGAGGCAGCATATATGCTCTGATCGCTCTGGGCTACACCATGGTCTACGGCATCATCGAGCTGATCAACTTCGCCCACGGCGAGATCTACATGATCGGCGCCTTCACCGGGCTCATCGTGGCCGGGCTGCTGACCATGCTGGGCTTCCCGGGACCGGCCATTCTGGTCATCGCCATCGTGTGCGCGGTCATCTGGGCGGCGGCCTATGGCTTCACCATCGAGAAGATGGCTTACAAGCCCCTGCGCAATGCCCCCAGGCTGTCGCCGCTCATCTCGGCCATCGGCATGTCGATCTTCCTGCAAAACTACGTCATGCTCGCCCAGACCTCGGACTTCCTGCCCTTTCCCGAACTCATTCCCCATTTCGACTTCATGGACAAGATGGGCACGATCATGAGTTCGGCCGAGCTGGTCATCATCCTGGCCACCGTCGCCTCCTGCGTGGGGCTCACGCTGTTCATCAAATTCACCAAGCTGGGCAAGGCCATGCGGGCTACGGCCCAGAATCGCAAGATGGCCATGCTGGTCGGCATCAACGTGGACATGGTCATCTCCGCCACGTTCATCATCGGCTCCAGCCTGGCGGCCGTGGGCGGCGTGCTCATCGCCTCGCACATCGGCCAGATCAACTATTACATAGGCTTCATCGCGGGCATCAAGGCGTTTACCGCCGCGGTGCTCGGTGGCATCGGCTCCCTGCCCGGGGCCATGCTCGGCGGCCTGGTCCTCGGCCTGACCGAGGCCTTCGCCACAGGCTACGTCTCTTCGGACTACGAGGACGTTTTCGCCTTCCTGCTGCTCGTCCTCATCCTGATTTTCAGGCCGTCGGGCATCATGGGCAAGGAAAAGACCCAGAAGGTCTAA
- a CDS encoding branched-chain amino acid ABC transporter permease yields MNQSFIRFFLTAGCDGYAHAIRKSFLVALWFVFLTFPIMVIRVNTIEHTVVWHWQRIGYVALAIFFGSFVWRWLLARKELKKDDSRSETRYESLLTRLQSHPVFKYASLALLALVAIAYPQVFDLYQTNIMISCLVYIVLGLGLNIVVGLAGLLDLGYVAFYAVGAYAYALCNMHWGLGFWFMLPVGAILGAMLGLLLGFPVLRLRGDYLAIVTLGFGEIIRLVLENWGDVTMGPSGISSIARPSLFGIKLGVIGSTQYMFYIMVGLMVLTIFCVNRLQNSRIGRAWLALREDEIACQAMGIDKMKTKLMAFALGATWAGMAGVVFAAKTTFINPASFTFWESAIILSIVVIGGMGSIRGVIAGAVILILVPEYLREFAQFRMLLFGAIMVLVMVFRPQGLISAKRKIYKYTVAETGAAHE; encoded by the coding sequence ATGAACCAGAGCTTCATCAGGTTCTTTCTGACCGCCGGGTGCGACGGGTACGCCCATGCGATCCGAAAATCCTTCCTGGTGGCCCTGTGGTTCGTCTTCCTCACCTTCCCGATCATGGTTATCCGGGTCAACACCATCGAACACACCGTGGTCTGGCATTGGCAGCGGATCGGGTATGTGGCTCTGGCCATTTTCTTCGGCTCCTTCGTCTGGCGCTGGCTTCTGGCCCGCAAGGAACTCAAGAAGGACGACTCCCGCAGCGAGACCCGCTACGAGTCCCTGCTGACCCGGCTGCAATCCCACCCCGTATTCAAATACGCCTCCCTGGCCCTGCTGGCCCTGGTGGCCATCGCCTATCCCCAGGTCTTCGACCTCTATCAGACCAATATCATGATCTCCTGCCTGGTCTACATCGTGCTCGGCCTGGGGCTGAACATAGTGGTCGGCCTGGCGGGCCTGCTCGACCTCGGATACGTGGCCTTCTACGCCGTGGGCGCATACGCCTACGCCCTGTGCAACATGCACTGGGGCCTGGGCTTTTGGTTCATGCTGCCCGTGGGCGCCATCCTCGGGGCCATGCTCGGCCTCTTGCTCGGTTTCCCGGTACTCAGGCTGCGCGGCGATTACCTGGCCATCGTCACCCTGGGCTTTGGCGAGATCATCCGCCTGGTCCTGGAAAACTGGGGCGACGTGACCATGGGCCCCTCCGGCATTTCCTCCATCGCCCGGCCCAGCCTGTTCGGCATCAAGCTCGGCGTCATTGGGTCCACCCAGTACATGTTCTATATCATGGTAGGCCTCATGGTCCTGACCATCTTCTGCGTCAACCGGTTGCAGAATTCCCGTATCGGGCGTGCCTGGCTGGCCCTGCGCGAGGACGAGATCGCCTGCCAGGCCATGGGCATCGACAAGATGAAGACCAAGCTCATGGCCTTTGCCCTGGGCGCCACTTGGGCGGGCATGGCCGGTGTGGTCTTCGCGGCCAAGACGACCTTCATCAACCCGGCGTCCTTCACCTTCTGGGAATCGGCCATTATCCTGTCCATCGTGGTCATCGGCGGCATGGGCTCCATCCGGGGCGTTATCGCCGGGGCCGTCATCCTGATCCTGGTGCCTGAATACCTGCGCGAATTCGCCCAGTTCCGCATGCTTCTGTTCGGGGCCATCATGGTCCTGGTCATGGTCTTCCGGCCCCAGGGACTGATCAGCGCCAAACGCAAGATCTACAAGTACACGGTCGCAGAGACGGGGGCCGCCCATGAGTAA
- a CDS encoding ABC transporter ATP-binding protein translates to MSNPVLNVSTVSKDFGGIRALDEVDLVVNDKEIVALIGPNGAGKTTFFNCITGIYTPTSGDVLIDPGAEGKTRRINGKKPNIVTELGMARTFQNIRLFPSMTALENVMIGTHCRTKSSIWGAISRNRAARREEQEVIQKSYDLLELVGLAEFVNELAMNMPYGKQRRLEIARALATDPFLLLLDEPAAGMNPQETRDLEDLIVHIRELFNISIMLIEHDMKMVMSMSDRIYVLDYGRMIADGTPEEIAANPEVIKAYLGEEHDG, encoded by the coding sequence ATGAGTAATCCAGTCCTGAACGTCAGTACCGTGAGCAAGGATTTCGGGGGCATCCGCGCCCTGGACGAAGTCGATCTCGTGGTCAACGACAAGGAAATCGTAGCCCTGATCGGCCCCAACGGCGCAGGCAAGACCACCTTCTTCAACTGCATCACCGGCATCTACACGCCGACTTCCGGCGATGTGCTCATCGATCCCGGGGCCGAGGGAAAGACCCGGCGCATCAACGGCAAGAAGCCCAATATCGTGACCGAGCTGGGCATGGCCCGGACCTTCCAGAACATTCGCCTGTTCCCGTCCATGACCGCGCTTGAAAACGTCATGATCGGCACCCACTGCCGGACCAAGTCCTCCATCTGGGGGGCCATCTCGCGCAACCGGGCCGCCCGCCGCGAAGAGCAGGAGGTCATCCAGAAGTCCTACGACCTGCTGGAGCTGGTCGGCTTGGCGGAGTTCGTCAATGAGTTGGCGATGAACATGCCCTACGGCAAGCAGCGCCGCCTTGAAATCGCCCGCGCCCTGGCCACGGACCCCTTCCTTCTGCTCCTGGACGAGCCCGCTGCGGGCATGAATCCCCAGGAGACCCGGGATTTGGAAGATCTGATCGTCCACATCCGCGAACTGTTCAACATCTCCATCATGCTCATCGAGCATGACATGAAGATGGTCATGTCCATGTCCGACCGTATCTACGTCCTGGACTACGGGCGGATGATCGCGGACGGCACGCCCGAGGAGATCGCGGCGAATCCAGAGGTCATCAAGGCCTACCTCGGGGAGGAACACGATGGCTAG
- a CDS encoding ABC transporter ATP-binding protein, whose product MLELKNVNSFYGNIQALYDVNLYVDRGEIITLIGANGAGKSTTLMTICGVVQARMGQVLYQDEDITRLSPNTIVHQGXGVVQARMGQVLYQDEDITRLSPNTIVHQGICQVPEGRLIFPELTVQENLDMGAFMRNNKAEIKRDMEYCFDLFPILARRRRQQGGTLSGGEQQMLAIGRALMARPALLLLDEPSMGLAPLVVRQIFEIIRKVNSESNTTIFLVEQNANLALKIGHRGYVMENGRVVLTDSCDKLLANERVKRAYLGL is encoded by the coding sequence ATGCTGGAACTGAAGAACGTCAACAGCTTTTACGGCAACATCCAGGCCCTGTACGACGTCAATCTGTACGTGGACCGGGGCGAGATCATCACCTTGATCGGGGCCAACGGCGCGGGCAAATCCACCACGCTGATGACCATCTGCGGCGTGGTCCAGGCGCGCATGGGGCAGGTTCTGTATCAGGATGAGGACATCACCAGGCTTTCCCCCAACACCATCGTCCACCAAGGCATNGGCGTGGTCCAGGCGCGCATGGGGCAGGTTCTGTATCAGGATGAGGACATCACCAGGCTTTCCCCCAACACCATCGTCCACCAAGGCATCTGCCAGGTGCCCGAAGGCCGCCTGATTTTCCCGGAGTTGACCGTCCAGGAGAACCTGGACATGGGCGCGTTCATGCGCAACAACAAGGCGGAAATCAAACGGGACATGGAATACTGCTTTGATCTTTTCCCCATTCTGGCGCGGCGGCGTCGGCAGCAGGGCGGCACTTTGTCCGGCGGCGAGCAGCAGATGCTGGCCATCGGGCGCGCGCTCATGGCCCGGCCCGCGCTCCTGCTCCTGGACGAGCCGTCCATGGGGCTGGCCCCGTTGGTGGTTCGGCAGATCTTCGAGATCATCCGGAAGGTCAACAGCGAGAGCAACACGACCATCTTCCTGGTGGAGCAGAACGCGAACCTGGCGCTGAAGATCGGCCATCGGGGGTACGTCATGGAAAACGGGAGGGTCGTCTTGACCGACTCCTGCGACAAACTGCTCGCAAACGAGCGGGTGAAACGGGCCTACCTGGGTCTATAA